The genomic stretch CATACCATAAGCAAGATAAACATAAATTACATGTGATTTTTGTGGCTGGGTTCATCCTGGATCAAGGTCAAACCACAAGACCCAGCGGAGTGTGACCTTGGGCTTCAAGATCTTGGACTGGGCGAGTCCAATCACTGATGTCCATGGATCCACCATGTTAGACCTTGCAATGGTGGTCAAAAGTAAGCGGAGCTGCTCCCATGCACCCCATTACAGGTGATTGATACTTGTCCCGAAACATTGTTACTCTTTGAAAACACAAGCAAACTTTTTTCtcggtgaataaataattcattaccaaagagaggTGGAAGCTCCCAGGAAATTACAATGTGACAATTTCTAGGGGAGGGGAAATAAGTGGAAAACACTTTTGAGATCTTTGGTTTGACATCGAAGAATATGGAGTTCCAAATCTTTCCTAACGACTTAGAGTTGGAAATCCATTTCTTATGGTTTCTTTCTATCCATATTTGGTTTAAAGTGGCACAGAAGGCGAGCTTTCCCACGTAGTCACAAATGATCTTTCCTTGGAAGGTCATGTCCACCCAGATCCGCTCAATATTGACAGGCCAACATTTAGAGAGTACAAGCTTCCAAATAGAGGAGGAGACATGATAGGTAAAGTTGAGATCAAATAATCAGAAAATATTGATTTATGCAACTGTGATAATTTTTCTATTGCATTGCATGCCATATAATACTATTGAACAATATTTAGGTAAATATGATCTGTGTATGCGACATCAAATAGAGTCGATTGGAGAggaaggatccatgtagccaaccccatctAGCTAAGATTTTCTTGACTTGCTTGTGCTGTACTCTTTCCTTTTactctcattttccttttgctttcgtttatttttactttctgctctcctctttgttttgcactgatccatgtaaccgaccccattaagttgggataaggatgagtttgttgtttttgtCATTCTGAGTCTAGAACATTTATTTGATGCACTTCCCTAAATGTTCTGCCAAACCCTTTTGTTAAAGctagaaaggaaaggaaaagctCTTCAGATTATAAATTTCCAATGTTTTTCCTACCTCCTCTTCATTACAAGTATAGAAATGGAAGTAAGTTCCTACCTAAAATCAATAAATAACTATCGTTCAACATGTGGGAAAAGACttaaaaaggtaaaaagaaatCATCATCCAAGATGGTTTCCAGACATTCAGAGATGAAGATGCTAATAGCTGACTTGGGCAATAAAGAATGACCAATATCAGATTATTTCAAGCTCTATATGAATATTAGTAGTGTAAGAGTTGTCAATATAAGAAGAAAACATATCTGAACAGGAAAGGCTATTGATCAGAGGCCACTCAAGCCAATGACAGCTGATCCATAATTCATGCCACAGCCAGCTAAACCTATCCCCATGTCATCCTCTCCAGagtaaaattgaaaaagaaagaagtttaTTTACACTGTATATACAAATTTTGCTGAACTGCAGCACTCTTATCGAAAGTAAATCCTCTGAACAGCATCCGCCGGACCGTTACTTTGATtaccacttttgggttttctctGTTGAGAAACAAGTCCATTATAACAGAGAATTGATAGTACCCATTAGATAATCAAACGACAAGCATATTATTGGCAAAAATTTGTAAAAAATAACCAGATGCTGCTATTCTGTCATgcaggaaacatttttttaaatcctatCCAAGAGAATAAGTGTAACATCAGAGATAATGTTATAACTTAAAATACGGATTTTCGTAATAGCTTTTTACAAATACTACCTGTTTGCATCTAGTTAACACTCTGTTGGCTGTACAATGTAATCTTAATAATTAGGGTCCCAAGATAATTTTAATGGTATTCATCCAAACTGAACTTTCTAGCAGGCCCCAGTTTTCAAAATTTGCTCATCTTATTTCTCATTTTCATTATTCTTGGAACTTTTCATAGTGTCTGCAGCAAGCAAAATCTTAGGTTTGTGCTGCTAAAAATTGTTATcagaatttctttttctttactcagATGCATTACAAAGAGTTAATAACTCATTATTCACTTCTCAATTGTTACTGGCCTAGTGCTCGGTATTCTTTCTAAACCCAAGGActgtgtcaacttggtgttttttctGTAGATTAACCAGTTCCCAAACTAAACAGAAAtgtgataaaaaataatgagaGTGATAACATCCATACCTTAATTTCAGACAATCCCGTGACATTCTTTACTTCTATACTTCGCTTTTTTAGTTTCTGACCTGGAATGCCTGCAGCAGCATTTTCTTTGCCACTGGAGATCTTACCCAAGACCATGCTTCCTCTTGCATTCACATTCCTGCTACCAGCCACCCTGCTGGACCTTCTGGTGCCTGCCATTTCTTCAGCTTTAATGTAAACATGCGAGGATTCTTGTACCTTACCGAGCTGCAATGCATTTGTTGGCTCAGTTTGACATAGAACCTGCAACATTTTACAGGtcatatttttatattatgattaaGCTTTCTTcaatgaattttgaaatttcttacCCTGATATCAGACAACCCCATGGCATTCTTTACTTTTACACTTTGCTTTGTTAATTTCCTGGTTTGAATGCCTCCAGCAGCATTTTCTTTGCCACCTGAGATCTGGCCCAAGACCATGCTTCCTCTAGCATTTACATTCCTGTTGCCAGCCACCCTATTGGACCTTCGAGTTCCCACCATCTCTTCAGCTTTCATGTAAACATGAGATGATTTTCGTATCTTACCGAGCTGCAATGCATTTGTAGGCTCAATTTGACATAGAACCTGCATCATTAGTCAACAGGTCAGATTTACCTATTATGATAGAGTTTCCTTCGATGAATTCTGCGACTTCTTACCCTTGAACTTTGGTTAGTGGATTTTATATCTAGGGCTTTCTGTCCCAATTGAGAACTAGATGTCAGGCCTGGATCTTGAATTCTAGATGTTTTAGATACATTTGAAGCCTTCTGCTTCTGGTGCTTGACAGCTTGACCGAAGCTGGTAGCTTTCCTGCTTTCTGGCGTTGTATAGCTGTTCACAACAGCTGAGAGAGTTGTCTCCTTGAGATCACATCTAGGGTTCATGGAGGAACCTACACTTGATGACTTACTTGACGAGGTTGATTGTTTTCCAGGGTTTAAGTTTGGTAAACCACTGGGCTTGCTTGAAGAGGATTTATTGCCATTTGAGTGCTTGATCTCCACCCTTGAAGGCCGTCTCAAAACACCAGTCCTTGTGAGCCTAATCCTATCAGCCCAAAAGAAACCAGTCGTCAAACCAGAGGTTTGATGTGATATTTCAGAAGTATCCTGTAGTTGTTGCTGAGTGTTTTCAGTTGTAGTGCTAGTTGAATTACTCTCACTTGTAACACAAGATTTCACAAGTGAACTACTTTTAGCATCTCTGAAAGTTGACATTGTCTTGGAAGAATTGGATCTCATTGAGGCTGTTCTACTGCTAACGCGAATCactctttttttcttagtgACAGTGTCTTTCTGATTTCCAAATTTGTCTATGGGTTTCATTTCTTGTACCGATCCCCTGACCATCCGTGACATTCTCAGGCCTAAACTCCCAATAGGATGCTGCTTGTTCAGGGAAACACCATCATTACCCTCTCCCCATTTCCTGCTCCTATAATCTTTACCTCTTGATTTTGACACAGAAGGCGGTAACGTGGGAGAATTAGACCCAAGCAACTCTGAGTTTGAGTTTCCGATCCCTTCACCGGAAAGAGAAAATGCAGACATTAATTTGTGGGATGAGCACTGATGGAACCTGAAAATCAATACATTGGTTGGACACTATCATTAGCAAAAATTCGTGAACAAATGTCAAGAGATCTCTGAAAAAGAAAGGTAACTATGTACATACCGGTGGGCGACTTGAAACCAAGCATCATGACTGCAACATAACATGAAAAAAAGATCAGATCATAGGTGTTGTGGAATTAAACCAAAGAGACATATGGATGTTAGAAATTAACACAGAAGTAGTTCCATTGAAACTCACATATCCTGGTCCATTAACTTCGTCTCTAACGTTAGGTCTACCCACATTGGTGCTTCAATTTCTTCCTGAAGGAGAATTAAGCAAGAGGAAGTTAAGATCACTACATCAGGATGTGAAAGATGATCCAGACATTCTGGAAATGCTAATAACAGTCCTGACCATTGAAAACAGCAGAGAAAATGGAATGGCAAGTATACAAATCTTAGAACAAGTCCAATCTAAACTCAATCAGCTAAGAAGGAAGAGGAAccaaataaaggaagaaaaaaatatctaaaaacTTGAAAGAAAGATATCCAGATTCAAGAAAACCttgggaacaagaaaaaaaatctatacaaCAGGAATATAGGATCCAGTAAACTACATTATCCAGATACAACCCAGAGATCCAACAACAAACTTCAGATTAATATCCAGAATTTCTAAAGAGCTAGAAACCCTGAAATCTCCCAAGAAATTGcagaaaatacaaaatataaaaatccgGAAAACCAAATGAGGGAATAAATGGGTTTACCAGAAAATCCCAGTGATCAACAGATTCAGAGCTTTTCCTTTGAGATCCTACTCCATTAGCGACACACTTTCTGTTCTGGAATCCTCCTCCATTAACAAGAGAAAGATGACCTTTTGGTTTCCTCAGAACCATCTCGCTTCTTTTGCTTTTTGaataaatcccaaacccttTTTCAAGATACTTCGAATCGATTCCTTGAGACAACAAAATATGTGATTGACTTGTTCTTACAACTAAGAGGATCAGTAACAGTATACTCCATCTCAAAGATTTCTTGCTCTGTGAACAAGAACAGGAACACTGGCTATTTTGTGGATACTGGTTACCGTTACTTGATGTGTTCGTGTCACTTATGTGGCTTCTGATGCGTTGCGTTCTTTCTTCTTAATCACTACTGTCCATCAGGTGATTGTCTAAAGATTCCATATAAATGGTGATCCATCGCCTGACATTTGGGTCCTCTAGTCGACAGTGGGCCATCCACCCGACCTTTTGTTGGCAGATTTGGGTCAACTTGACGTTTTCATTTGACACCTCTATTGAAGTGTTTTCCTGCGATTATTCTCATCGGACGGTCCAAACTATGGTCTTATCTATCCATCACGGGACCATACCAAGCGATGAACTGTCATCTTGTATCATAACTTATTTATTCTACCGTTGGAAGAATTCAAACTTTTGAAACAGTGAACAACttcaaaaatatttattaaactACACCAGAGTACCAGACCCCTTACCCTTGGGGTTTTTGGCCTTCGAAAGGTCAAATCTCCCCCCCAAATTGTAGACCATACGAAGATGCATTTGTATTTCATTTAGATTTTTTTCTCGAAGGGCTAGATCGCATGACCACTGTGTCAGTATGAAGATTAACTAAGGGAGGCATGCGTGCATCAACCAAGGTAGGGTGGTCTTTTTACCACCCTAATATCTGGGCATAGGATGCACAACCAGGTaacgataatttttttttttttttggaaaaagtaGGCTACTTGGTTGCATGGTACATTTCCCCCAAGTGACCACATCATTTCActacaaaatgaaaaattaccCTTGATCAAATTATCACATCACTCTTTCATGTGAAATAACTAAAAGTGTGTTTAAATGATTTGAACCAAAAAAATCTTTCCATAAAAATGCCATAGACATAGTTGGTAAGGCACACTAATCCAATGGTTTGGTTTCCTATGCATAAGGAGAAATTTCTTCTGAAACAATCCTAAGTTCCAATTCTATCGGATGTCTTCGAAGAGATGAAACAATCCTATGCTGAAATTGGTAATATTAATGTCGGGGAAGGAATCTACATGAAGACATGTAATGGAATCTACACGTACAATCAACGGGGCCATGGAGGGGGCGGTGCACATCCCTTCAACATTGGCACTCATATATCAATGAGAAGAGAATGTGTTAAGAAGAGAGATAATACAAGAGGGTAATATGTTGGAAAAATATGTCTTTAATTTCATCTGTGGCAATAGTGGGTCGAAGTCATCTTTCTCTTTAAGTaatctgagagaggtgtgaggaggCGTGTTGTAACCATATTTTTCATCAATAGTAAaataggatctcatctcactaaggACATAGACAATCTTGTTTAACCTCATAAATTTGTGTGTAttatttgttctttgtttttttcttttttttcttcactgttTTAGGGTTGTATTTCTACATTATACACATGTAAGACGTACGTATAACCTTTTTCCCATTAATGTAAGGCAtagcattttttctttttaatatttcaAAACTACCCTTCACAAAAATTGATGAAAACTTGTAAACAGGGAGGGGTGAATGGTCATTTGGTCCCCCCTATGTCTGAGTGTAGGAGCGCATGACCAAGTAgcatttttttctccattttttatatataaagggaaaattacttggacacccccTGTACTATGCCCTAATTTCTTATATGGTTTTGTAAAGAAACTGATTTGGAAGATGGGTGAAAGGAAAATCCTTTCACCAACTAATTAAATCGATTTAGTTTTTGTAAGGTTAACACATTTAAAGAGTAAGTTAGTCATTTTAACTTCACAAGTTTCAATTGAATAACTCATAATGgtaaatatatgttttttttttttttttaaaagtaacATCAAAACTACCACCGTCAGGTTGATGGGGCTTCCCAAGTATATGTTCAATAGTTTGGAAGTGTCCCAAGCAACCTGGTTCATAAGGTACCGGCGGGGGAGGGGATGGAAGGGGGTTGTCCTCAATAATTAAAATGGACTGGCTTCCGTTTGGTATCCGTTcctaaaaaaaggttttttggaAAGGTTTTTTCGCTCCTATTGGAAACGACAAACGGAAACTTCTTCTGTTTGGGTGCAACTTTTAATGTCCGTAACTTCtgttttttggaacaaaaaaaagtgaaaaaaaaaattgaaaaaacgaAATTTGGAACGGCAACCTCCCAAATGGAAGTTCCGTTCCTTTCACCAGTTTTTCCGTtcccattttacaaaaaaaaaaaaaaaaaaaaaaaaaaaaaaatctcccgataaaaatctgaaattttgaaacaccattttttcgtttaaaaactgcattttgacacagaaactgaaattttcgtttttgacacgaaacggtgtttctgaaacaaaaacgataccaaacggtcTATAACAAAACCCTATCTACTAATGGaagaaataatttatttttcaggtGAAAGTAGAGAAGGatgactttttttattttattgtattttattattattttcttaaaatcatATAGGAGTGGAGACAGGATGAGTGAGGGAGACTGGGAGAGAAAGGGGAAACACGGAAATATGTAGGATTTGAAAAGCTGAGGTTATCTTCATTatcatttttcaaaattgaCACTATAAATCGCATGTAAATTGGTTGTgaaatgaataaagaaaatcGAATAGAAACAGATAAAATCAGGCCGAATAAAAATGAttcttatttggtttgattttgatttgaccGTGTCAAAATATAATTGCACTAGAACCAGACCAtataaccaaaaccaaaccaatggaTACCCTTATCAAGGAGTTATACTGCAACTCCAATGAAAAGAGGTAGTAAAAGAGAAATCAATTAAACCGAAataattattaactattttggtttgaaaaattggtatcgattcaatttcaattatcTTGAACTAAACCAATAAGTTGAACACTTACACCCTTAGGTTGGAGGCTCAATCACAGAGTTCTCTTTTGATGTTATGAGTCCCACCTACCCACCAAAAAGCCTACGGAAAGAAAAATGGTCAGAAGGAAGTGGATGATAATATACATGGGAATAATGTTTATGGTGGCCCTGCTTCCAGATACATTTAGGGGAGTGAAATGATTGATGCACCTCTGATTAAGTGACATCGCTGTGGATGCTTTTTTGTGCATTTCTGTTGATCCTTGTACACAAATCGCACTTTCCACGAGAGACACTTTCCTAATATACAAATGTGTGCCGGGTCAATGGTTACATGTGCAAGTTAAGAAGGCAAGTAGGTGATTAGAGAATACCCATTATTCTATAATCCTAACCAAACGAAATGAAGACATGTTGTAAAGCAAACCCAATCTTTGATTGTATTCATGTAGCAGGAATTTTGGT from Macadamia integrifolia cultivar HAES 741 chromosome 11, SCU_Mint_v3, whole genome shotgun sequence encodes the following:
- the LOC122093245 gene encoding uncharacterized protein LOC122093245, producing the protein MVLRKPKGHLSLVNGGGFQNRKCVANGVGSQRKSSESVDHWDFLEEIEAPMWVDLTLETKLMDQDIHDAWFQVAHRFHQCSSHKLMSAFSLSGEGIGNSNSELLGSNSPTLPPSVSKSRGKDYRSRKWGEGNDGVSLNKQHPIGSLGLRMSRMVRGSVQEMKPIDKFGNQKDTVTKKKRVIRVSSRTASMRSNSSKTMSTFRDAKSSSLVKSCVTSESNSTSTTTENTQQQLQDTSEISHQTSGLTTGFFWADRIRLTRTGVLRRPSRVEIKHSNGNKSSSSKPSGLPNLNPGKQSTSSSKSSSVGSSMNPRCDLKETTLSAVVNSYTTPESRKATSFGQAVKHQKQKASNVSKTSRIQDPGLTSSSQLGQKALDIKSTNQSSRVLCQIEPTNALQLGKIRKSSHVYMKAEEMVGTRRSNRVAGNRNVNARGSMVLGQISGGKENAAGGIQTRKLTKQSVKVKNAMGLSDIRVLCQTEPTNALQLGKVQESSHVYIKAEEMAGTRRSSRVAGSRNVNARGSMVLGKISSGKENAAAGIPGQKLKKRSIEVKNVTGLSEIKRKPKSGNQSNGPADAVQRIYFR